The following proteins come from a genomic window of Lolium rigidum isolate FL_2022 chromosome 5, APGP_CSIRO_Lrig_0.1, whole genome shotgun sequence:
- the LOC124651465 gene encoding isochorismate synthase 2, chloroplastic-like, translating into MAPSSSLYSSGRLLPSRTASTPRLIGRWLRPSCSLAMNGCAAGAGDRGVVSLQETRVLPAASAPLEAVGQLRAAVAALNADPPASSSGIVRIEVPILQRGDAIEWLHAHRQSSLPRCFFSARAPLPDTPAIAAADSNNGNGCHKEQWEQPVSVAGVGSAVYFRGTDPFSLRDWRAIKRFLSRDCPLIRAYGAIRFDATSDASVEWEDYGAFYFVVPQVEFNELEESSVLATTIAWDDSLSWTWRTAVEELQATLHKISPSSAKVNRSTLQTAIVNLNHVPTKASWDLAVTKALQMIKGRQTELVKVVLARCSRYTTDTRIDPLELLACLKVEGQNAYQFCIQPPDAPAFVGNSPEQLFHRKYLNISSEALAGTRARGKTRADDFQIGQDLLLSTKEDTEFTIVRDSIKKKLEMICNEVVVNPSKALRKLPRVQHLSAQLAARLRNEDDEFDILNALHPSPAVCGLPTEEARQFIRDYEIFDRGMYAGPVGWFGGAESEFAVGIRSALLGKGHSTLVYAGAGIVEGTNPSFEWDELDLKASQFAKLLQYQEQHICYH; encoded by the exons ATCGGGCGGTGGCTCCGGCCGTCCTGCTCCCTGGCCATGAACGGCTGCGCGGCCGGTGCCGGCGACCGGGGCGTGGTGAGCCTGCAGGAGACGCGGGTACTGCCGGCCGCGTCGGCACCGCTTGAGGCGGTGGGGCAGCTcagggccgccgtcgccgcgctcaACGCCGACCCGCCGGCGTCCTCCTCTGGCATCGTCCGCATCGAG GTGCCGATTCTGCAGCGAGGAGACGCCATCGAGTGGCTGCATGCACACAGGCAGAGCTCGCTGccgcgctgcttcttctccgcccgGGCGCCGCTACCGGACacgccggccatcgccgccgcagACAGCAACAACGGCAACGGCTGCCACAAGGAGCAGTGGGAGCAGCCGGTGAGCGTCGCCGGCGTGGGGTCGGCGGTCTACTTCCGCGGCACGGATCCCTTCTCCCTCCGCGACTGGCGCGCTATCAAGAG ATTTCTTTCGAGAGATTGCCCGCTGATCCGTGCGTACGGGGCCATCCGTTTCGACGCGACGAGCGACGCCTCGGTCGAGTGGGAGGACTACGGCGCATTCTACTTCGTCGTCCCACAG GTTGAGTTCAATGAGCTTGAGGAGAGCTCGGTTCTTGCAACGACGATTGCGTGGGACGACTCGCTCTCTTGGACATGGCGGACCGCTGTGGAAGAGCTCCAAGCAACATTGCACAAG ATATCACCATCTTCAGCTAAGGTGAACAGGTCCACCCTACAAACAGCCATCGTAAATCTTAATCATGTCCCCACCAAGGCGTCCTGGGATCTTGCTGTTACTAAAGCTCTTCAGATGATCAAAGGGAGACAAACGGAATTAGTGAAG GTTGTACTGGCAAGGTGCAGCAGGTACACCACTGATACTCGCATTGACCCTTTGGAGCTGTTAGCTTGTCTGAAG GTCGAGGGCCAAAATGCCTACCAGTTTTGCATACAACCACCTGACGCTCCTGCATTTGTTGGCAATAGT CCAGAGCAACTATTTCACCGGAAGTACTTGAATATATCTAGCGAGGCTTTAGCTGGTACACGAGCAAGAGGGAAAACAAGGGCTGATGATTTTCAAATTGGCCAGGATTTGCTTCTAAG CACTAAAGAGGATACTGAATTTACTATAGTGAGGGACAGCATAAAGAAGAAGCTTGAG ATGATCTGTAATGAGGTTGTTGTCAATCCCAGCAAAGCTCTTCGGAAACTTCCTAGAGTACAACATTTGTCAGCCCAATTAGCTGCAAGATTACGTAACGAAGACGATGAG TTTGATATCCTAAATGCTCTTCATCCAAGTCCAGCTGTTTGTGGCTTGCCCACTGAGGAGGCACGCCAATTCATACGAGAttatg AAATTTTCGACCGTGGAATGTATGCTGGACCTGTTGGTTGGTTTGGAGGAGCTGAAAGTGAGTTTGCTGTTGGGATTAGAtcagcactactaggaaaa GGCCATAGCACTTTAGTTTATGCCGGTGCGGGGATTGTTGAAGGGACAAATCCATCTTTTGAATGGGATGAGCTTGACCTCAAAGCATCTCAG TTTGCCAAGTTGTTGCAATATCAAGAACAACATATTTGCTACCACTAG